GCACTGGCACAGGCCGCCGGTATCACCGTGGGCCGCGGTATCCAAACCGATGCCTACCTCAAGACTTCGGCGTCGAATGTATACGCGCTCGGTGATTGCGCAGAAGTGGCCGGCCATAACTTGCTGTATGTGATGCCGTTGATGCACGCCGCCCGGGCGCTGGCACCCACACTGGCGGGCACCCCCACCGCTGTGCGCTACCCGGCTATGCCTGTGATGGTCAAAACCACCCTGTGCCCGGTGGTGGTAAGCCCCGTTGCATCAGGCCAGGCCGGCAGTTGGCAAATCGAACAAGACGGCCACAACGTCAGGGCGCTGTTTCATAGCCCAGAGGGCGTACTGCAGGGGTTTGCGCTTACGGGCAACTACCTGCGGGAAAAAGAGCCGCTCAACCGGCAGCTGGCGGCCATACTGGAGTAGGTATTTTGGCGCCAAAGCGTTAGACTGCGCAGCCCTGAGCGGGCGCGGATAAGCAGGCCCCGGGTACGCCTTTCATTGCAGGCTCACCCAAGCGCTGCCGCGCCCACCCACGAGCCCGCCGCCAGGGCCGGAATAGACGCAAGAGAGACCAAGGCCCATGAGCACCGAGCCACAACCCTTCGACAGCCTCGCGTTTCGCAACGCACTGGGCAGCTTTCCCACCGGCGTGACCATTGTCACCACCCGCGATGCACAGGGCCTGCCCGTGGGTATGACGGTGAGCAGCTTTAATTCTGTGTCATTGGAGCCGCCGTTGGTGTTGTGGAGCATTGCCAAAACCGCCAACTGCTTTGATGTTTTTGAGCGCACGAATCACTTTGCCATTCACGTGTTAAAGCAAGAGCAACGCGACCTTTCAGACCTGTTTGGCCGCCCAAGCCCAGACGACAAATTCGGCCAATTGCCGCTCACCAATGGCGTGGCCAACAGCCCTATCTTGCCGGATTTTAACGCCGTGTTTGAATGCACGCTGGAGCACCGCTACAGCGGTGGCGATCACATTATATTGGTGGGGCGCGTACAGCAATTTGCCGTGCATGCCGGCAGCCCGTTGGTGTTTCACGGCGGGCTCTACCGCAACCTCGGCTGAGCGCTAAAGCGTAAAGCGTTTCATTAAATCTGCAAGCGTGTCTGATTGTGCCTGCAACGTTTGGCACAGGCGCTGACAGGCTACAATGTCTTCACCGGTGCTGCGCGAGTGATCGGCAATAGATTGCACATTGCGGTTAATTTCTTCGGTGGCCTGGCTTTGTTCTTCTGTGGCGGTTGCTATCTGGTAGTTCATATCGGAAATCCGGTTTACACCTTCGGTAATACCCAACAGCAACTCACCGGTTTGCCGCACGTGTTGCACACTGGTTTGGGTTTGCTCGCTGCCAGCCATAATAGATTCCACGGTAGCGCGGGCACTGCGATCAAGCCGTGCAATCATGTCATTAATTTCTTCGGTAGATTGCGCTGTGCGCTGGGCAAGCGTGCGTACCTCATCGGCCACCACCGCGAAGCCGCGCCCTTGCTCGCCGGCGCGGGCAGCTTCAATGGCAGCGTTTAAAGCCAATAGATTGGTTTGCTCTGAAATGCCTTTAATCACATCCAGTACGCCAGAGATGGATTTAATGTCTTTGGCGAGCTGTTCTACCCGTTCTACCGATTGGCCCATCACCTGGTTGAGCTGGCCCATATCTTTTACTGTGCCCTCAACCTTGGCTTTGCCATCGCCGGCGGTTTGGTGAGCTGTGCGCGAGGCCTCGGCGGCGTCGGCGGCGTTGCGCGCAATTTCGTTAACGGTTGCACCCATTTCATTTACCGCCGTGGCAACCATGTCGGTATTGAGTTGCTGCTGTTCTGTGCGCCCGGCCGCTTGCGAAATATATTGATTTACCGATTGCGACGCCTTGGCCACCGCGTGGCTTGACTGCACAATCTGCGCGCACAAGGTGTGCAATTGCTCAATAAAAACATTGACCTGCCGGGCCAAATCACCAACTTCATCTTTGCGGGTTTCCGGAAGCCTTGCAGTCAAATCGCCATCGCGCTGGGTAATATCTTCCAGCGCCAGAGTAATTTCTACCAAGGGGCGTACAATGCGATTAGCAAGCCATAACACAAGCACCAAAAAAACCACCGCCAATAACAGCGACAAGCCCAGGTTGTGCAAGATGGTGGCCTCAAGCCCCGCGTAGAGCTCTGCCTGCGGAATTTCGGCAACCAAATACCAGTCTGCCGATTGCAATGGAATTGATGCCGCCAAATAGGCTTCACCATCGCGTGTAAAGGTTTGCGTGGCGATATCTTTGGCGCGCACCAAGCCATCGCCATTGGCTTGCAACACGCTCGCCAAAGGCCGGCCAGACAGGCCTGGATCGCGGTGCAATTTAATGTTCCCACTGCGGTCTACCAGATACACCTGCCCGTGCTTGCCAAGCCGGTAGTTGCGCACCAGTTCAGACATAGCCGCAAGCGACTGGCCAACGCCGCCCACACCCTGCACACCGCGGGTATCGATTTTGTAGTTGATAAACACCGTGGGCTTACCACTGGCCTCATCCACATCCAGGCTCAATTCATAGGGCCGCCCGCTAGCCAAAAAACGGTAGAACCACTGATCGCGATCCGCCGAGGGCGAAAGGGTTTTAAACAACCCATCGGTATTGAAATAGTGACCCGTGCGCTCTGATACCACATAGGCGGCAATGGCGTCACTGCTGCTGCGCACCCCTTGCAGATAACGCACCAGGCGATCTTGCTTGGCCTTACGGCTGTCTGCAATTTCCGCCGCCGTCAGCTCGCGGGCCACGGGGGCCGATGAGTCATCAAACACGCTGACCTGTGCTTGCGCCGCTGCGCTTTGGCTGCCGGAATTATCAACGGCCACCCCGCGATCTTTTGCCGCATCGTCATAGGCGAGAAAATCCTGCACATAGACATTGTTGGCCACCGCACGGGAGGTCACGATGGCCGATTGTAAATCCAGCTCAATGCCGTTGCGCACTTCGCGCAAGGATGCCGGCAACTCGGTGCCCATCAAGCGCTCGTCAATTAGGTTGCGGATGCTGACATTAAAAATGCTGGTGCTAACTAACAGTGGCAACAAAAGTGCTGCCGCCATACTGATTAACAACTGCTGTTTCAGGCCGATATTCATTAGACACCTTCGCTGGCACATTCAGCGCCTTGCCGGAACTTCACTCTTGGGTCACAGCACAGCCCCACAGCAGCAGCTTGTTTCCGGCCGTTCAACCACTAGAGAGTTGAACTACAGTTATAGCTGATAATGCCGGGTTAAGCGCACTTGCCCAGAACGCCGATTTCGCCAATATGACCAAAGCCCCATGTTCAGAATCGCGCTAGCGGCACTGCTGCTCAGTGCCACCGTAGAGGCCGGCGGGCCCGGCTTTACCCTGGGTACCGAGGCCGTCGGCTATAGCCCCCACTACCACTGGGGCTCTGGGCCAGCCCCCGAATATGCAGGCTTTGCACGGGAGCTATTCGACGCCTTTGCCAGCCAGGAAAACCTGCAGCTGCACTACTTGCCCTTGCCGGTCAAACGCTTGTATCAGCAATTTTTGCGCACAGGTGGGTTGGATTTCAAATACCCAGACAGCCCCGAATGGCAAGCCCCCCTGCGCGCGGGGCTCAGCATCACCTATAGCCGGCCTGCCGCACACTATATCGACGGAATCATCAGCCTTAATCAACAACCGCCACTTAAACGATTGGGCACCATTCGCGGCTTTAACCCCACGCCCTATTTGCACGCCATTCACAATGGCGATATTGCAATAAGCGAATTCACCCGGGTCACCGACCTGCTACAGGCACTGCTGCACCAACGCATTGACGGCGCCTACTTAAATATTGATGTGGGTATGTACCAAGCCAGCGGCCAACTTGGCGCGGGTGCGCGCGTGTGTTTTAACACGCAGCTGCCGTTTGTAAGCGGCGGCTACCGGTTAGCCACCCGGAAGCACCCCGAAGTGATCGCGGCATTTGACCGGTTTTTACAAACCAATGCCACACGCATTGCCGCCATGAAGCAGCGCCACGGTGTACAGTTGGCCGCCATAGACCTGAACAACG
This genomic stretch from Simiduia sp. 21SJ11W-1 harbors:
- a CDS encoding flavin reductase family protein; translation: MSTEPQPFDSLAFRNALGSFPTGVTIVTTRDAQGLPVGMTVSSFNSVSLEPPLVLWSIAKTANCFDVFERTNHFAIHVLKQEQRDLSDLFGRPSPDDKFGQLPLTNGVANSPILPDFNAVFECTLEHRYSGGDHIILVGRVQQFAVHAGSPLVFHGGLYRNLG
- a CDS encoding methyl-accepting chemotaxis protein, whose translation is MNIGLKQQLLISMAAALLLPLLVSTSIFNVSIRNLIDERLMGTELPASLREVRNGIELDLQSAIVTSRAVANNVYVQDFLAYDDAAKDRGVAVDNSGSQSAAAQAQVSVFDDSSAPVARELTAAEIADSRKAKQDRLVRYLQGVRSSSDAIAAYVVSERTGHYFNTDGLFKTLSPSADRDQWFYRFLASGRPYELSLDVDEASGKPTVFINYKIDTRGVQGVGGVGQSLAAMSELVRNYRLGKHGQVYLVDRSGNIKLHRDPGLSGRPLASVLQANGDGLVRAKDIATQTFTRDGEAYLAASIPLQSADWYLVAEIPQAELYAGLEATILHNLGLSLLLAVVFLVLVLWLANRIVRPLVEITLALEDITQRDGDLTARLPETRKDEVGDLARQVNVFIEQLHTLCAQIVQSSHAVAKASQSVNQYISQAAGRTEQQQLNTDMVATAVNEMGATVNEIARNAADAAEASRTAHQTAGDGKAKVEGTVKDMGQLNQVMGQSVERVEQLAKDIKSISGVLDVIKGISEQTNLLALNAAIEAARAGEQGRGFAVVADEVRTLAQRTAQSTEEINDMIARLDRSARATVESIMAGSEQTQTSVQHVRQTGELLLGITEGVNRISDMNYQIATATEEQSQATEEINRNVQSIADHSRSTGEDIVACQRLCQTLQAQSDTLADLMKRFTL
- a CDS encoding ABC transporter substrate-binding protein, whose protein sequence is MFRIALAALLLSATVEAGGPGFTLGTEAVGYSPHYHWGSGPAPEYAGFARELFDAFASQENLQLHYLPLPVKRLYQQFLRTGGLDFKYPDSPEWQAPLRAGLSITYSRPAAHYIDGIISLNQQPPLKRLGTIRGFNPTPYLHAIHNGDIAISEFTRVTDLLQALLHQRIDGAYLNIDVGMYQASGQLGAGARVCFNTQLPFVSGGYRLATRKHPEVIAAFDRFLQTNATRIAAMKQRHGVQLAAIDLNNVKTRHRHRCQPKPAQTILSTDK